In a single window of the Victivallis lenta genome:
- a CDS encoding prepilin-type N-terminal cleavage/methylation domain-containing protein yields MKSARRAFTLIELLVVIAIIAILASMLLPALNRARAQAQQSSCMSNQKQIMAGMLMYAGDNDDLTTPLNLAKSFSGSNPSRAYNWWTSLLIRGSYLPAPRAWENEYEGKCRDGVFMCPSGQVDSGRIGIYESAIYGVSYDHSIKLTRIRDNSTRVLIGDTRGGMSFYSSKTTTWSPTLVQSFSERHNFGANGGFLDGHAEYRKHTSWLAGDRQCFGN; encoded by the coding sequence ATGAAATCCGCAAGACGCGCCTTCACTCTGATCGAACTTCTGGTTGTTATCGCCATCATCGCGATTCTCGCCTCCATGCTGCTGCCGGCCCTGAACCGGGCCCGCGCCCAGGCGCAGCAGAGCAGCTGCATGTCGAACCAGAAACAGATCATGGCCGGCATGCTGATGTACGCCGGAGACAATGACGACCTCACGACACCGCTGAACCTCGCCAAAAGCTTCTCCGGCAGCAATCCGTCCCGCGCCTACAACTGGTGGACGAGCCTGCTGATCCGGGGCAGTTATCTGCCCGCGCCACGCGCCTGGGAGAACGAGTACGAGGGGAAATGCAGAGACGGCGTCTTCATGTGTCCGTCCGGGCAGGTCGATTCCGGGCGGATCGGCATTTATGAAAGCGCAATTTACGGCGTCAGCTATGACCATTCGATCAAACTGACCCGGATCCGGGACAATTCAACCCGGGTCCTGATCGGGGATACACGCGGCGGAATGTCCTTCTACTCCTCAAAAACCACAACCTGGAGCCCGACGCTCGTCCAGAGCTTTTCGGAACGCCACAACTTCGGCGCGAACGGCGGCTTCCTCGACGGTCACGCCGAATATCGCAAGCATACCAGCTGGCTCGCCGGCGACAGGCAGTGCTTCGGCAACTGA